One region of Streptomyces sp. CG4 genomic DNA includes:
- a CDS encoding ABC transporter substrate-binding protein has translation MRILVTLLALAVVGIGGWQLLPSQENKNKTITVGTTDAVTDLDPAGAYDAGSWALFSNVFQSLLTFEPGGVAPVPDAAQSCDFQGAGLRTYRCTLRPGITFPSGRQMTAEDVKYSFDRVKRINSDVGPASLFATLTSVTADNATTVTFHLGSADATWPLKVATGAGSIVDKDAYPADSLRTGTGADGTGPYTLTSYTKDQRAELAPNKRYKGYLGGIGRPIELRYYTDSEKLDGAWKGKEIDVATRTLSPGVLSALNPSDPNKRVTESDSAETRNLYLNTRTGSPLHDVRVRRALAWLVNREQLAAQVYQGTVDPLYSLIPTGITGHTTSFFDSYPTQSVSKARALLTQAGVSLPVRFTFGYGIGRGTGKEEAAALKKQLEAGGLFQVDVQGYEWTDFQKRWAAGKMDAWAVGWVADYPDPDTFGAALVGSGSTMSTGYSNKLVDHLILDSQQYADRSRAANDFRDIQRDVAQDVPLVPLWQRKEYVVSTEDVGGSQYLDDGTGVFRLWRLQWI, from the coding sequence ATGCGCATTCTCGTGACGCTGCTCGCACTCGCGGTCGTGGGAATCGGCGGCTGGCAACTGCTGCCGTCGCAGGAGAACAAGAACAAGACGATCACGGTCGGTACGACGGACGCCGTCACGGACCTCGACCCGGCCGGTGCCTACGACGCCGGTTCCTGGGCGTTGTTCAGCAATGTCTTCCAGTCGCTGCTGACGTTCGAGCCGGGCGGTGTCGCTCCGGTCCCGGACGCGGCGCAGAGCTGCGACTTCCAGGGCGCGGGCCTGCGGACGTACCGGTGCACCCTGCGCCCCGGGATCACCTTCCCGAGCGGCCGGCAGATGACCGCCGAGGACGTGAAGTACTCCTTCGACCGGGTCAAGAGGATCAACTCCGATGTCGGCCCGGCGTCGCTGTTCGCCACGCTCACCTCGGTGACCGCCGACAACGCCACCACGGTCACCTTCCATCTCGGCTCGGCGGACGCCACCTGGCCGCTGAAGGTCGCCACCGGCGCCGGGTCGATCGTGGACAAGGACGCGTATCCGGCGGACTCCCTGCGCACCGGCACCGGTGCCGACGGCACCGGCCCGTACACGCTGACGTCGTACACCAAGGACCAGCGGGCCGAACTCGCCCCGAACAAGCGCTACAAGGGCTACCTCGGCGGCATCGGCCGCCCGATCGAGCTGCGCTACTACACCGACTCCGAGAAGCTCGACGGCGCCTGGAAGGGCAAGGAGATCGACGTCGCGACCCGGACCCTGTCGCCGGGCGTGCTCTCCGCGCTGAACCCGAGCGACCCCAACAAGCGCGTCACCGAGTCCGACAGCGCCGAGACCCGCAACCTGTACCTCAACACCCGCACGGGCTCCCCGCTGCACGACGTACGGGTGCGCCGCGCGCTGGCCTGGCTGGTCAACCGCGAGCAGCTGGCCGCGCAGGTCTACCAGGGCACCGTCGACCCCCTGTACTCGCTGATCCCGACCGGCATCACCGGCCACACCACCTCGTTCTTCGACAGCTATCCGACGCAGAGCGTCAGCAAGGCCCGCGCGCTGCTCACCCAGGCCGGGGTGAGCCTGCCGGTGCGCTTCACCTTCGGCTACGGCATCGGCCGGGGCACGGGCAAGGAGGAGGCGGCGGCGCTGAAGAAGCAGCTGGAGGCGGGCGGCCTGTTCCAGGTGGACGTCCAGGGGTACGAGTGGACCGACTTCCAGAAGCGCTGGGCCGCCGGGAAGATGGACGCCTGGGCGGTCGGCTGGGTGGCCGACTATCCCGACCCGGACACCTTCGGCGCCGCGCTCGTCGGCTCCGGCTCCACGATGAGCACCGGCTACAGCAACAAGCTGGTCGACCATCTCATCCTGGACAGCCAGCAGTACGCCGACCGCAGCCGGGCCGCGAACGACTTCAGGGACATCCAGCGGGACGTCGCCCAGGACGTCCCGCTGGTCCCGCTGTGGCAGCGCAAGGAGTACGTGGTCAGCACCGAGGACGTGGGCGGCAGCCAGTACCTGGACGACGGCACGGGCGTCTTCCGCCTGTGGCGTCTGCAGTGGATCTGA
- a CDS encoding SCO4848 family membrane protein, whose amino-acid sequence MKLSRPVSWFLLAFGVWSWVIWVTFVKNLVKDSSGLAFDHGHPTAYFWVHLLLAVVSFVLGTVIGVIGLRGLRALRRMS is encoded by the coding sequence ATGAAGCTCAGCCGCCCCGTCTCCTGGTTCCTGCTCGCCTTCGGGGTGTGGAGCTGGGTCATCTGGGTCACTTTCGTCAAGAACCTCGTCAAGGACAGCAGCGGGCTCGCCTTCGACCACGGTCACCCGACCGCGTACTTCTGGGTCCACCTGCTGCTGGCGGTCGTTTCCTTCGTATTGGGGACGGTCATCGGGGTCATCGGGTTGCGCGGACTGCGCGCACTGCGCCGGATGTCATAG
- a CDS encoding D-alanyl-D-alanine carboxypeptidase, translating into MPAPKQTGRRSLLVTSATLLSLSVGTPVALAAPTPSTSATATPPARMSTVGGERLGQPGTQVNAAPGVPDLPKDITARSWIVTDAESGDVLAAHNAHWQLPPASTLKMLFADTLLPRFPKTMQHKVAPSDLAGMGEGSSVVGIKEGLTYNVHDLWLGVFLRSGNDAVHVLSAMNDGVAQTVKDMQDHADELQARDTHVISPDGYDEPGQLSSAYDLTLIARSGLQKKDFRDYCSTVSARFGDHEIRNTNRLLSGDPDVPVYQGIAGVKNGNTTNAGATFTGVAERNGRVLLVTVMNPAKHEHNEVYKETAKLFDWGFQAAGKVNPVGELVPPKSALPSPGASAGQSARNHGSGSRPVAGDTTGSGGVGTAAAIAGGVLVLLAGAAFLINRRWPLPDLMRRRPRP; encoded by the coding sequence GTGCCCGCTCCGAAGCAGACCGGCCGTCGATCCCTGCTGGTCACCTCCGCCACCCTGCTGTCCCTGTCCGTCGGTACGCCCGTCGCGCTCGCCGCCCCGACCCCCTCGACGAGTGCCACGGCCACTCCCCCGGCCCGTATGTCGACGGTGGGCGGCGAACGGCTCGGTCAGCCCGGCACCCAGGTCAATGCCGCTCCGGGCGTGCCCGACCTGCCCAAGGACATCACCGCCCGCTCCTGGATCGTCACCGACGCCGAGTCCGGCGACGTGCTCGCCGCGCACAACGCGCACTGGCAGCTGCCGCCGGCCAGCACGCTGAAGATGCTGTTCGCGGACACCCTGCTGCCCCGGTTCCCGAAGACCATGCAGCACAAGGTGGCGCCGTCCGACCTCGCGGGCATGGGCGAGGGCTCCAGCGTGGTCGGGATAAAGGAGGGCCTGACCTACAACGTCCACGACCTGTGGCTCGGTGTCTTCCTCCGCTCCGGCAACGACGCCGTGCACGTGCTGTCCGCGATGAACGACGGGGTCGCGCAGACCGTCAAGGACATGCAGGACCACGCCGACGAGCTGCAGGCCCGGGACACCCACGTGATCTCGCCCGACGGCTACGACGAGCCGGGTCAGCTGTCGTCGGCGTACGACCTGACGCTGATCGCCCGCTCCGGGCTGCAGAAGAAGGACTTCCGCGACTACTGCTCGACCGTGAGCGCCAGGTTCGGGGACCACGAGATCCGCAACACCAACCGGCTGCTGAGCGGCGACCCCGACGTGCCCGTGTACCAGGGCATCGCGGGGGTGAAGAACGGCAACACCACCAACGCGGGCGCCACGTTCACCGGGGTCGCCGAGCGGAACGGCAGGGTGCTGCTGGTCACGGTGATGAACCCGGCGAAGCACGAGCACAACGAGGTCTACAAGGAGACGGCCAAGCTGTTCGACTGGGGCTTCCAGGCGGCCGGCAAGGTCAACCCGGTGGGTGAGCTGGTGCCGCCGAAGAGCGCCCTGCCGAGCCCCGGCGCCTCGGCCGGGCAGTCCGCGCGGAACCACGGGTCCGGGTCCAGGCCGGTGGCCGGCGACACCACCGGCTCCGGCGGCGTCGGCACCGCCGCGGCCATCGCGGGCGGGGTGCTGGTCCTGCTCGCGGGCGCGGCGTTCCTGATCAATCGCCGGTGGCCGCTGCCGGACCTGATGCGCCGTCGGCCGCGTCCCTGA
- a CDS encoding YihY/virulence factor BrkB family protein has product MDWLKRLPGIGPLVVRLMETHAWHAYERLDRVKWTRLAAAMTFISFVSLFPLLTLVAAVSAATLSADRQKTVELKISEQFPGVVSDQLDLTSLVHNAGTVGVIAGAVLLFTGIGWVGQMRDCLRAVWQLPDRQQNPVVAKAKDAGILLGLGGALLVTLAASTFASAAVGVVSRHLGLAAYGWGSVLLRIAAFAVAVLADFLVLVYVLTLLPGVEPPRRRLVVAALLGAVGFELLKLLLSGYIQGVAAKSMYGAFGVPVALLLWINFTAKLVLFCAAWTATQNGGNGLRDAADGASGPAAATGD; this is encoded by the coding sequence ATGGACTGGCTGAAGAGACTCCCCGGCATCGGGCCGCTCGTCGTCCGGCTGATGGAGACGCATGCGTGGCACGCCTACGAGCGGCTGGACCGGGTGAAGTGGACGCGGCTGGCCGCGGCCATGACGTTCATCAGCTTCGTGTCGCTGTTCCCGCTGCTGACCCTGGTCGCCGCGGTCAGCGCCGCCACGCTCAGCGCGGACCGGCAGAAGACGGTCGAGCTCAAGATCTCCGAGCAGTTCCCCGGCGTCGTCTCCGACCAGCTGGACCTCACCTCGCTCGTCCACAACGCCGGCACCGTCGGTGTCATCGCGGGCGCCGTGCTGCTGTTCACCGGCATCGGCTGGGTCGGTCAGATGCGGGACTGTCTGCGCGCGGTGTGGCAGCTGCCGGACCGGCAGCAGAACCCGGTGGTGGCCAAGGCCAAGGACGCCGGCATCCTGCTCGGCCTCGGCGGGGCGCTGCTCGTCACGCTCGCCGCGTCCACGTTCGCCTCGGCCGCCGTCGGCGTCGTCTCCCGCCATCTCGGCCTGGCCGCGTACGGCTGGGGCAGTGTGCTGCTGCGGATCGCCGCGTTCGCCGTCGCCGTGCTCGCCGACTTCCTGGTGCTGGTCTACGTCCTGACCCTGCTGCCCGGCGTCGAGCCGCCGCGTCGCCGCCTGGTGGTGGCCGCACTGCTCGGGGCGGTCGGCTTCGAACTGCTCAAGCTGCTGCTCAGCGGCTATATCCAGGGGGTCGCCGCGAAGAGCATGTACGGCGCGTTCGGCGTCCCCGTCGCCCTGCTGCTGTGGATCAACTTCACCGCGAAACTGGTCCTGTTCTGCGCCGCATGGACGGCGACGCAGAACGGCGGGAACGGCCTCAGGGACGCGGCCGACGGCGCATCAGGTCCGGCAGCGGCCACCGGCGATTGA
- a CDS encoding decaprenylphospho-beta-D-erythro-pentofuranosid-2-ulose 2-reductase translates to MPASSAALRLPQSLLVLGGTSEIALATARRLIARGARTVWLAGRPSPALDQAAEQLRTLGADTRTVAFDALDPESHESVLGKVFAEGDIDLVLLAFGILGDQAHDERDPVRAVRVAQTNYTGAVSAGLVAARALQTQGHGSLVVLSSVAGERARRADFIYGSSKAGLDAFAQGLGDALHGTGVHVMVVRPGHVRTTGMAGRDRIPLATTPEAVATAIELGLRRRCEAVWVPGALRVVMSALRHIPRALFRRLPL, encoded by the coding sequence ATGCCTGCATCCTCAGCCGCCCTCCGGCTTCCCCAGTCGCTGCTCGTCCTCGGCGGCACGTCCGAGATCGCGCTGGCCACCGCTCGCCGGCTGATCGCTCGCGGCGCGCGCACGGTGTGGCTGGCGGGCCGCCCCTCGCCGGCCCTGGACCAGGCCGCCGAGCAGCTGCGCACCCTCGGTGCGGACACCCGCACCGTCGCCTTCGACGCCCTCGACCCCGAGTCCCACGAGAGTGTCCTCGGCAAGGTCTTCGCCGAGGGCGACATCGACCTGGTGCTGCTCGCCTTCGGCATCCTCGGCGACCAGGCCCACGACGAGCGCGACCCGGTACGCGCCGTCCGGGTCGCCCAGACCAACTACACCGGCGCCGTCAGCGCGGGCCTGGTCGCCGCCCGCGCCCTGCAGACCCAGGGCCATGGCTCGCTCGTGGTGCTGTCCTCCGTCGCCGGCGAGCGGGCCCGCCGCGCCGACTTCATCTACGGCTCCAGCAAGGCCGGCCTGGACGCCTTCGCCCAGGGCCTCGGCGACGCCCTCCACGGCACCGGCGTGCACGTCATGGTCGTACGCCCCGGACACGTCCGTACCACGGGGATGGCCGGCCGGGACCGCATCCCCCTCGCCACCACCCCGGAGGCCGTCGCCACGGCCATCGAGCTGGGCCTGCGCCGCCGTTGTGAAGCGGTGTGGGTACCGGGCGCGCTGCGCGTGGTGATGTCGGCGTTGCGGCACATCCCGCGGGCGCTGTTCCGCAGGCTGCCGCTGTAG
- a CDS encoding 2'-5' RNA ligase family protein, which yields MGTVTIGVSIAVPEPHGSLLQERRAGFGDPAAHGIPTHVTLLPPTEIEEPELPAVEAYLTEVAGAGRPFPMRLSGTGTFRPLSPVVYVRVVQGAEDCTWLQQRVRDASGPLARELQFPYHPHVTVAHGIDEAAMDRAFAELAGFDAQWPCTGFALYEQGTDLIWRKLREYTFGVSVVPPQPGHADIERGTIASL from the coding sequence GTGGGGACCGTAACGATCGGCGTGTCGATCGCGGTCCCGGAGCCTCACGGCAGCCTGCTCCAGGAGCGGCGCGCGGGCTTCGGCGACCCCGCGGCTCACGGCATCCCCACGCATGTCACGCTGCTGCCGCCGACCGAGATCGAGGAGCCGGAGCTGCCGGCCGTCGAGGCGTATCTCACCGAGGTCGCCGGGGCCGGCCGGCCGTTCCCGATGCGGCTGTCGGGCACCGGCACGTTCCGTCCGCTGTCCCCGGTGGTCTACGTCCGTGTCGTCCAGGGCGCCGAGGACTGCACCTGGCTGCAGCAGCGGGTGCGGGACGCGTCCGGGCCGCTGGCGCGCGAGCTGCAGTTCCCGTACCACCCGCATGTCACGGTCGCGCACGGCATCGACGAGGCGGCGATGGACCGCGCCTTCGCGGAGCTCGCCGGCTTCGACGCACAGTGGCCGTGCACCGGCTTCGCGCTCTACGAACAGGGCACCGACCTGATCTGGCGCAAGCTGCGGGAGTACACGTTCGGAGTGTCGGTGGTACCGCCTCAGCCGGGCCACGCGGACATCGAACGCGGGACGATCGCGAGCCTGTAG
- the trpS gene encoding tryptophan--tRNA ligase, whose product MATADQPRVLSGIQPTAGSFHLGNYLGAVRQWVALQESHDAFYMVVDLHAITVPQDPKELRANTRLAAAQLLAAGLDPDRCTLFVQSHVSEHAQLAWIMNCLTGFGEASRMTQFKDKSAKQGADRASVGLFTYPILQVADILLYQANEVPVGEDQRQHIELTRDLAERFNGRFGQTFTIPSPYILKETAKIYDLQDPSIKMSKSASTPKGLVNLLDEPKTTAKKVKSAVTDTDTVIRYDAENKPGVSNLLTIYSTLTGKSIAELEQDYEGKMYGALKTDLADVMVEFVTPFRERTQHYLDDSETLDSILAKGAEKARAVAAETLAQAYERVGFLPAKH is encoded by the coding sequence ATGGCCACCGCTGACCAACCCCGCGTGCTGTCCGGCATCCAGCCCACCGCCGGCTCGTTCCACCTCGGCAACTATCTCGGCGCCGTCCGCCAGTGGGTGGCCCTGCAGGAGTCCCACGACGCGTTCTACATGGTCGTCGACCTGCACGCGATCACGGTCCCGCAGGACCCGAAGGAGCTGCGGGCCAACACCCGGCTCGCCGCGGCCCAGCTGCTGGCCGCCGGTCTGGACCCGGACCGCTGCACGCTCTTCGTCCAGAGCCATGTCTCCGAGCACGCCCAGCTCGCCTGGATCATGAACTGCCTGACCGGCTTCGGCGAGGCGAGCCGCATGACCCAGTTCAAGGACAAGTCCGCCAAGCAGGGCGCCGACCGGGCCTCCGTCGGCCTGTTCACGTATCCGATCCTGCAGGTCGCCGACATCCTGCTGTACCAGGCGAACGAGGTGCCGGTCGGCGAGGACCAGCGCCAGCACATCGAGCTGACCCGCGACCTGGCCGAGCGCTTCAACGGCCGCTTCGGCCAGACGTTCACGATCCCGTCGCCGTACATCCTGAAGGAGACGGCGAAGATCTACGACCTGCAGGACCCGTCGATCAAGATGAGCAAGTCGGCGTCCACGCCGAAGGGCCTGGTCAACCTGCTCGACGAGCCGAAGACCACCGCCAAGAAGGTCAAGAGCGCCGTCACCGACACCGACACCGTGATCCGTTACGACGCGGAGAACAAGCCGGGCGTGTCGAACCTCCTCACCATCTACTCCACGCTCACCGGCAAGTCGATCGCCGAGCTGGAGCAGGACTACGAGGGCAAGATGTACGGCGCCCTCAAGACCGACCTCGCCGACGTCATGGTCGAGTTCGTGACGCCGTTCCGGGAGCGCACCCAGCACTACCTGGACGACTCCGAGACGCTCGACTCGATCCTCGCCAAGGGCGCGGAGAAGGCGCGCGCGGTCGCCGCGGAGACGCTGGCGCAGGCCTATGAGCGGGTCGGTTTCCTGCCGGCGAAGCACTGA